A part of Pseudoalteromonas arctica A 37-1-2 genomic DNA contains:
- a CDS encoding Wzz/FepE/Etk N-terminal domain-containing protein yields MSAESSVKNIESNNQSHVSSDVLELGELIIILWRCKWFIAILSAAFLLLSIFYAINQPNIYRSEALIIPTEQEKSSSLTSQFGGIASLAGINVGSANAGNNVQLALEIMKSRKFIDAFISKHQILPDLMAAEGWDSNSRSLLYNKNLYDVDNKVWLREVAPPLEARPSAQEAYKRFSKILSIEEDETTGLVRVAIEHYSAQVAQNWVTQLILDINTEMKKRDVDEAIKSQDFLTKQLNTTKIVDMRSVLYGLYEEQSKTIMFANVRDEYIFKTIDPAFAPEEKESPRRALICILGAIGGFLISIFLVVVRLLYTRPRVA; encoded by the coding sequence GTGAGCGCTGAAAGTTCAGTCAAAAATATTGAGTCTAATAATCAGTCACATGTATCAAGCGATGTACTTGAATTAGGTGAACTAATTATTATTCTTTGGCGTTGCAAGTGGTTCATTGCTATTTTAAGTGCAGCTTTTTTACTTTTATCGATATTCTATGCGATTAATCAGCCTAATATTTATCGTTCTGAAGCGCTTATTATTCCTACAGAGCAGGAGAAATCTTCATCATTAACATCACAATTTGGTGGTATAGCTAGTTTAGCCGGTATAAATGTTGGAAGCGCTAATGCTGGGAATAATGTGCAACTAGCGTTAGAAATAATGAAATCTCGTAAATTTATTGATGCATTCATAAGTAAACATCAAATATTACCAGATTTAATGGCAGCTGAAGGATGGGATTCTAATTCGAGAAGTCTTTTATATAACAAAAATTTATATGACGTTGATAATAAGGTCTGGTTAAGGGAGGTTGCTCCACCATTGGAAGCAAGACCTTCAGCGCAAGAGGCATATAAACGTTTTTCGAAAATACTTAGCATTGAAGAGGATGAAACGACTGGCTTAGTAAGAGTCGCGATTGAACACTACTCAGCTCAAGTCGCTCAGAACTGGGTAACTCAACTTATTTTAGATATAAATACAGAGATGAAAAAACGCGATGTAGATGAAGCAATTAAAAGCCAAGATTTTTTAACAAAACAGCTTAACACAACCAAAATCGTAGATATGCGTTCTGTTCTTTACGGCCTTTATGAAGAGCAATCTAAAACAATTATGTTTGCAAACGTGCGTGATGAATATATTTTTAAAACAATCGATCCAGCTTTCGCTCCTGAGGAGAAAGAGAGTCCTCGTAGAGCATTAATTTGTATTCTAGGGGCTATTGGTGGATTTCTTATTAGTATTTTTTTGGTAGTGGTGCGTCTACTGTATACCCGTCCAAGAGTAGCTTAA
- the wecA gene encoding UDP-N-acetylglucosamine--undecaprenyl-phosphate N-acetylglucosaminephosphotransferase: MSNIISLMVAFFTCFFIICLCEPVAVKMGLVDTPNNRKKHEGQVPLVGGVAIYIAVLISSLMLLDYTHTFQVYILTSSIVLMVGVLDDRFSLSVKLRVVVQILLALIMFYWADVSLKSLGNIFGFFEVELNSLSVIITIIAVIGGINAFNMVDGIDGLAGVLSMISFVALAILLGTAGSTWYLLCLLFISAITAFLLFNLRWPSKQMNKVFMGDAGSMLIGFTVVWLLLIGTDEKVAAFKPVTALYLIAIPLMDMAAIMYRRVRKGKSPFEPDRDHLHHIFERAGCTRKHSLVIIALMSVTCALLGSVLDYLGVSEWILLTIFILIFILYCYALSRVWRILSWVRKH; this comes from the coding sequence ATGAGTAATATAATCTCTCTAATGGTTGCTTTTTTTACTTGTTTTTTCATTATTTGTCTTTGCGAACCTGTAGCTGTAAAAATGGGCTTGGTTGATACGCCAAACAACAGAAAAAAACACGAAGGACAAGTCCCTTTAGTTGGTGGGGTGGCAATATATATTGCTGTATTAATTTCTTCACTAATGCTTTTAGATTACACACATACTTTCCAAGTTTACATACTTACATCTTCTATTGTTTTGATGGTAGGTGTACTTGATGATCGCTTTTCACTTAGCGTAAAGCTTAGGGTGGTCGTTCAAATATTATTGGCTTTGATAATGTTTTATTGGGCTGATGTATCGTTAAAAAGCCTTGGTAATATTTTTGGTTTTTTTGAGGTGGAATTAAATAGCCTTAGTGTGATTATAACTATTATTGCGGTTATTGGAGGAATAAATGCCTTTAACATGGTAGATGGCATTGATGGATTAGCTGGTGTGTTAAGTATGATTAGCTTTGTCGCTTTAGCTATTCTATTGGGTACTGCTGGTTCGACATGGTATTTACTTTGTTTGTTATTTATTTCAGCCATCACAGCCTTTTTACTATTTAATCTTCGTTGGCCAAGTAAACAAATGAACAAGGTATTTATGGGTGATGCTGGAAGCATGTTAATAGGGTTTACAGTGGTATGGCTTCTGTTAATCGGAACAGATGAAAAAGTTGCAGCATTTAAGCCAGTAACAGCTTTGTACTTAATTGCAATTCCCCTTATGGATATGGCTGCAATAATGTATCGAAGAGTCAGAAAAGGTAAGTCGCCTTTTGAACCTGATCGTGATCATTTGCACCATATATTTGAACGTGCAGGTTGTACCAGAAAACACTCGTTAGTAATTATTGCTCTGATGTCTGTAACATGTGCTCTATTAGGTAGTGTTTTAGATTATTTAGGAGTATCTGAGTGGATATTATTAACTATCTTTATTTTAATATTTATTCTTTATTGCTACGCCCTATCTCGTGTATGGCGAATATTAAGCTGGGTAAGAAAACATTAA
- the wecB gene encoding non-hydrolyzing UDP-N-acetylglucosamine 2-epimerase: MSIKVLTVFGTRPEAIKMAPLVTGLITDERFNSKVCVTGQHREMLDQVLELFEITPDYDLNIMKSGQTLPEITSKILVKLTPVIKSLKPDLVLVHGDTATTFAASLAAYYEQVPVAHIEAGLRTGDIYSPWPEEANRKLTGALTKLHFAPTESSKQNLLNEGYPEKNIIVTGNTVIDALFHIRKILELNEPLKAELKQQFPFLEKNKKIILVTGHRRESFGEGFEDICKALASIASAYPDAQIVYPVHLNPNVQEPVNRVLKGIDNIYLIEPQQYLPFTYLMDNAYIILTDSGGIQEEAPSLGKPVLVMRNTTERPEALEAGTVKLIGTDKDRIIREIKLLMDDDTEYKKMSQAHNPYGDGMAVKRILDEISKKNFK; this comes from the coding sequence ATGAGTATTAAAGTATTAACTGTTTTTGGAACAAGACCCGAAGCTATAAAAATGGCACCTCTTGTAACTGGATTAATTACAGACGAGCGATTTAATTCAAAAGTTTGCGTCACAGGTCAGCATCGAGAAATGTTAGATCAAGTATTAGAGTTATTTGAAATCACTCCAGATTATGATCTCAATATAATGAAATCAGGACAAACTTTACCTGAGATAACATCAAAAATACTTGTTAAACTTACTCCAGTGATAAAATCACTTAAGCCAGATCTAGTTTTAGTTCACGGAGATACTGCAACAACTTTTGCAGCTAGTTTAGCCGCATACTATGAGCAAGTGCCAGTTGCTCACATAGAAGCAGGTTTAAGGACCGGTGATATATATTCACCGTGGCCAGAAGAAGCGAATAGAAAGCTTACAGGAGCATTAACAAAGCTTCACTTCGCTCCTACAGAATCATCAAAACAAAACTTGTTAAATGAAGGCTATCCAGAAAAAAACATAATAGTTACTGGTAATACTGTGATTGATGCACTATTTCATATTCGAAAAATTTTGGAGTTAAATGAACCTCTAAAAGCAGAGCTTAAACAGCAATTTCCTTTTCTAGAAAAAAATAAAAAAATAATTTTAGTAACGGGACATCGAAGAGAAAGTTTTGGTGAGGGTTTTGAAGATATTTGTAAAGCGCTTGCAAGCATAGCAAGTGCTTATCCAGATGCTCAAATTGTCTATCCTGTTCATCTCAACCCTAATGTACAAGAACCTGTAAATCGTGTATTAAAAGGTATCGATAATATTTATCTAATCGAGCCTCAGCAATATTTACCATTTACCTACCTAATGGATAATGCTTATATTATCTTAACAGACTCAGGCGGAATACAAGAAGAAGCGCCGAGCTTAGGTAAGCCGGTATTGGTAATGCGTAATACAACTGAAAGACCTGAAGCCTTAGAGGCTGGAACTGTAAAGTTAATTGGAACTGATAAAGATAGAATCATCCGAGAAATAAAATTATTGATGGATGATGACACAGAATATAAAAAAATGAGTCAGGCGCATAATCCATACGGTGATGGGATGGCTGTTAAGCGTATCCTTGATGAAATCAGTAAGAAAAATTTTAAATAA
- a CDS encoding oligosaccharide flippase family protein translates to MKLYKAILSVGTSRLVSAFIAFLTSLVIMNELSVTEYGDFYFYLSIITLATTLPSVGINNSYVFNCDTSLERKFISIKMLIALALSVCALILYILSLIPDQLIIVCLITGFCLSIFDSHLSNLQCKKKFFSYAITLPLKNIVILITALFFLSSFDNPVYIYSYLSVVILIILLFIYSKHINFKLNFSLFSKMAGNFYFFEISSLIMIRSETWWLKYYTDGGQIDDKQLGIYGVAFTVCAVVSIVSTAINSALLPYVKNKPSLLEIKNIIILFLISSLFLFLFYFVTYLIVQYFFSEKYGEVIFYLGPILLGMLFSFLAGFVRLELVNRNLNTYLNKVYTFQLLLTIILGGGLIAFFGIFGAITVFAIVRFIGLILILLKYDYKNDKISL, encoded by the coding sequence ATGAAACTATACAAAGCGATATTGAGTGTTGGAACGTCTCGTTTAGTTTCTGCGTTTATAGCATTTTTAACTTCTTTAGTGATAATGAATGAGTTATCAGTAACCGAATATGGGGACTTTTACTTTTATTTATCTATAATCACATTAGCTACTACATTGCCTTCTGTAGGTATCAATAATAGTTATGTATTTAATTGTGATACATCTTTAGAGCGGAAGTTCATATCAATAAAAATGTTAATCGCGCTTGCTTTGTCAGTTTGTGCATTAATATTATATATTTTAAGCTTAATACCAGACCAGTTAATTATTGTTTGCTTAATTACCGGGTTTTGTTTATCTATTTTTGATTCGCATCTATCTAATTTACAATGTAAAAAAAAGTTCTTTAGCTATGCTATTACGCTTCCTCTTAAAAATATAGTAATTTTAATTACTGCTTTATTTTTCTTATCTTCATTCGATAACCCAGTTTATATTTATTCGTATTTATCTGTCGTTATTTTAATAATACTATTATTTATCTATTCAAAGCATATTAATTTCAAGCTAAATTTTTCATTATTTAGTAAAATGGCCGGAAACTTCTATTTCTTTGAAATATCATCATTAATAATGATTCGCTCAGAAACATGGTGGTTAAAATACTATACTGATGGAGGACAAATAGATGATAAACAGTTAGGAATATATGGCGTCGCATTTACTGTTTGTGCGGTCGTTTCGATAGTCTCTACCGCTATAAACTCTGCATTGTTACCTTATGTTAAAAATAAACCTTCGTTATTAGAAATTAAAAATATAATTATATTGTTCTTAATATCATCGCTTTTTCTATTTTTGTTTTATTTTGTAACTTATTTAATTGTTCAGTATTTTTTCAGTGAAAAATACGGAGAAGTTATATTTTATTTAGGTCCTATCCTACTTGGAATGTTATTTAGCTTTCTCGCTGGGTTTGTTCGTTTAGAACTGGTTAATAGAAATCTTAATACTTACCTTAATAAGGTATATACGTTTCAATTACTGCTTACAATTATATTAGGAGGGGGACTTATTGCCTTCTTTGGTATTTTTGGTGCAATAACTGTTTTTGCTATAGTACGTTTTATAGGCTTGATACTGATACTTTTAAAATATGATTATAAAAATGATAAAATCTCTCTTTAA
- a CDS encoding acyltransferase, with product MIKSLFKKSPNFKFVGNKALISKGKFFFPEKIYIGDYCYVGPEAYWYGVGGVSIGPGTLIGPQSTIWTANHNYESQTLVPYDEEIIKKKVTIGSACWLGFGVKICPGINIGDGVVIAMGSVVTKDIPSYSIVGGNPAKIIGQRKNLDEFNQLLKEKKYYLESKNG from the coding sequence ATGATAAAATCTCTCTTTAAAAAGAGTCCAAACTTTAAGTTTGTAGGCAACAAAGCATTGATATCAAAAGGTAAGTTTTTCTTTCCGGAAAAAATTTATATTGGTGATTATTGTTACGTGGGCCCTGAAGCGTATTGGTATGGGGTTGGTGGAGTAAGCATCGGTCCAGGGACATTAATTGGTCCTCAATCGACTATCTGGACCGCAAATCATAACTATGAATCACAAACTTTGGTCCCTTACGATGAAGAGATCATTAAAAAGAAAGTAACAATTGGAAGTGCTTGCTGGCTAGGTTTTGGCGTAAAAATATGCCCAGGAATTAATATAGGGGATGGAGTAGTTATTGCTATGGGAAGCGTGGTAACTAAAGACATACCTAGTTATTCGATAGTAGGTGGAAATCCTGCAAAAATAATAGGGCAAAGAAAGAACTTAGATGAATTTAATCAGTTGCTTAAAGAAAAAAAATACTATTTAGAGTCTAAAAATGGATAA